A stretch of Gemmatimonas aurantiaca T-27 DNA encodes these proteins:
- a CDS encoding sigma-54 dependent transcriptional regulator yields the protein MSTRARPAAQSRGGVDDVGRSVVAILLTDVEPAVRLNAALEAEGIETVTISPMDDVRGEMRRARPTVVVLTGALLDGANIALVRQLLWDNVPVLGFTDVSDPTLRDRLREIGYAETWSKPVRIDEVVDAVRRRLERQRLAELTGLVGESAGIREVLVKVEQIAPVSSTLLIEGESGTGKELVARAIHRLSPRRGKPFIAVNVGALPETLLESELFGHEKGSFTGAAERRLGRFELADTGTLFLDEIGEIPQSTQVKLLRVLEEREVTRVGGSQSIPIDVRVVAATNRPLREHVEEGGFRADLFYRLNVLSVYLPPLRERRDDIPLLVRRFVSEFSALHDREFQGISADALALLVEYAWPGNVRELRNLVESMVVLAHGREIVADDIPRSIREGGGRRLLPVHVGPVLQGAERAQGRELEFIVRSLVELKLQVEELRRRMDVETRVVQMAPGSPVMPAGWVGEVRPSAPLNGGLPYDGLSAGGAGYPGMGRGIEPREQGAPPPVITLDASMTMADIERVAILAALRDSAGNRRKAAERLGIGERTLYRKLREYEGAEEGEADSALDET from the coding sequence GTGAGCACACGCGCACGCCCCGCAGCGCAGAGTCGCGGCGGCGTGGATGACGTTGGGCGCAGTGTCGTCGCGATTCTCCTCACGGATGTCGAGCCGGCAGTGCGACTCAACGCCGCGCTCGAAGCCGAGGGTATCGAGACGGTCACCATCTCGCCTATGGACGACGTGCGTGGCGAGATGCGTCGTGCGCGCCCCACGGTGGTGGTGCTCACGGGTGCATTGCTCGATGGGGCGAACATCGCGCTGGTCCGGCAGTTGTTGTGGGACAACGTCCCCGTGCTCGGATTCACGGACGTCAGCGACCCCACATTGCGCGATCGGTTGCGGGAGATCGGCTACGCCGAGACCTGGTCCAAGCCGGTGCGCATCGACGAAGTGGTGGACGCGGTGCGTCGGCGTCTTGAACGGCAGCGACTCGCCGAGTTGACCGGCCTCGTTGGAGAGTCGGCCGGTATTCGTGAAGTGCTGGTCAAGGTCGAGCAGATCGCGCCGGTGTCCAGCACATTGCTCATCGAAGGCGAAAGTGGCACCGGCAAGGAGCTGGTGGCGCGTGCCATCCATCGACTGAGTCCACGGCGCGGCAAACCGTTCATCGCGGTGAATGTCGGCGCGCTTCCGGAAACGTTGCTCGAGAGTGAGCTGTTCGGGCATGAGAAGGGCTCCTTCACCGGCGCCGCCGAGCGTCGTCTGGGGCGTTTCGAACTGGCCGACACCGGCACGCTGTTTCTCGACGAGATCGGTGAGATTCCGCAGTCGACACAGGTGAAGTTGCTGCGCGTGCTCGAGGAGCGCGAAGTGACGCGGGTCGGTGGCAGTCAATCCATCCCGATCGACGTGCGTGTGGTGGCCGCGACCAACCGACCGCTGCGCGAGCATGTGGAGGAAGGCGGTTTTCGCGCCGATCTGTTCTATCGCCTGAACGTGTTGAGCGTGTATCTCCCGCCATTGCGAGAGCGGCGCGATGACATCCCGTTGTTGGTGCGGCGATTCGTGTCGGAGTTTTCCGCGCTGCATGACCGCGAGTTTCAGGGCATCTCGGCTGATGCGCTGGCGTTGTTGGTCGAGTATGCCTGGCCCGGCAACGTGCGAGAGCTGCGCAATCTCGTGGAGAGCATGGTGGTGTTGGCGCACGGACGGGAGATCGTCGCCGATGACATCCCTCGCTCGATTCGTGAAGGGGGCGGTCGCCGGCTCTTGCCCGTGCATGTGGGCCCCGTGTTGCAGGGCGCCGAACGTGCACAGGGACGCGAGCTCGAGTTCATCGTGCGTTCGCTCGTCGAGCTGAAGTTGCAGGTCGAAGAGTTGCGGCGCCGGATGGACGTGGAGACTCGTGTCGTGCAGATGGCGCCAGGATCGCCGGTGATGCCAGCGGGATGGGTTGGTGAAGTCCGACCATCGGCACCTTTGAATGGCGGCCTGCCCTACGATGGGTTGTCCGCCGGCGGCGCCGGGTATCCCGGTATGGGGCGTGGCATCGAGCCCCGGGAACAGGGCGCTCCACCGCCCGTGATCACCCTGGATGCGAGTATGACCATGGCCGACATCGAGCGGGTGGCCATCCTGGCGGCGCTCCGGGACAGTGCCGGAAATCGACGAAAGGCGGCAGAACGTCTCGGGATTGGAGAGCGGACGCTGTACCGAAAGTTGCGGGAATATGAGGGGGCAGAGGAGGGGGAAGCGGACTCCGCCCTAGATGAAACATGA
- the atpB gene encoding F0F1 ATP synthase subunit A, whose protein sequence is MPHTRMQSMIRSLSRLARLASVALTLVVAPLPAFAQEHGADTHGAPAASGPVDIITPHITDGHHLELPYWKAPFYKEIELPHWEPIHIGGLAVDMSPTKHVVFMIAAALVVAIVLITAASKSRAQHATSGRSKGFAGAMEALALYMRNEVVLPNVGHHGEAFVPFALTLFFFILTCNLFGMIPYGSTATGNISVTFTLAVITAIVVELAGIRANGFGYLSTIFYWNKDLPLPMRVIMFFVMSPVEMVGKISKPFALTIRLFANMTAGHIVLLALIGLIFAFQSWALAGVPVLMAVAISMLELFVSFLQAFIFTLLACVFIGQIREAHH, encoded by the coding sequence ATGCCTCATACCCGGATGCAGTCGATGATCCGTTCGCTGTCCCGATTGGCCCGTTTGGCCAGTGTCGCGCTGACGCTCGTCGTCGCGCCGCTCCCGGCATTCGCGCAGGAACATGGCGCCGATACACATGGTGCGCCCGCCGCGTCCGGTCCGGTCGATATCATCACGCCGCACATCACGGACGGCCATCATCTCGAGCTGCCGTATTGGAAGGCGCCGTTCTACAAGGAAATCGAGCTGCCCCACTGGGAGCCGATCCACATCGGTGGCCTGGCGGTCGACATGTCGCCCACCAAGCACGTGGTATTCATGATTGCGGCCGCGCTGGTCGTGGCCATCGTGCTCATCACGGCGGCGTCCAAGTCGCGGGCCCAGCACGCCACGAGTGGCCGCTCCAAGGGCTTCGCGGGGGCCATGGAGGCGCTCGCGCTGTACATGCGCAATGAAGTCGTGCTGCCGAACGTGGGACACCACGGCGAGGCCTTCGTGCCCTTCGCGCTCACGCTCTTCTTCTTCATCCTGACCTGCAATCTGTTCGGGATGATTCCGTATGGCTCCACCGCCACCGGCAACATTTCGGTGACGTTCACGCTGGCGGTTATCACTGCCATCGTGGTCGAATTGGCCGGTATTCGCGCCAATGGCTTCGGGTACCTCAGCACGATCTTCTACTGGAACAAGGATCTGCCGCTGCCCATGCGCGTGATCATGTTCTTCGTGATGTCGCCGGTGGAAATGGTCGGCAAGATCTCCAAGCCGTTTGCGCTCACGATCCGTCTGTTCGCCAACATGACGGCGGGACACATCGTGTTGCTCGCACTCATCGGCCTCATCTTCGCGTTCCAGAGCTGGGCGCTGGCTGGCGTGCCGGTCCTCATGGCCGTGGCCATCAGCATGCTCGAACTGTTCGTCAGCTTCCTGCAGGCCTTCATCTTCACGCTGCTGGCTTGCGTGTTCATCGGCCAGATCCGGGAAGCGCACCACTAG
- a CDS encoding HD-GYP domain-containing protein — MKTSVIAYVYAIVVAAAASLVGLYFYQPVVDFSLLAGAGWLTLVAFLGTILSYRVQGSTFGAVSFIPFLTAFVLYPSWATIAIVGFSALVAEMLKPKLAIKRAFNVSQIVLAGCVSIGCYLLFGGKPLEVDPSFQSVPHIAAVVVFLVVNTLAVAAVIGLAEGKSIVKTWVSGNAAGLVYDIVAVPGVFAFGRAYVDWGNWGVGVLCALILGLRLTYQSKHQLETTNKELLELFVHTVEFRDPYTSGHSQRVSRYSRIIAQVVGLTPKEIDRISVAALLHDVGKIHEIFAPILMKPGRLTPEERAIMELHPIKSAELVAKISDLQDIVPAVRHHHENWDGTGYPDQLKGREIPLGSRIIMFADTIDAMTTDRPYRKALGEVEVRDELRKFRGIQFDPDICDALIGSPDFRRLFDSADSGKVHSLTQILEIVRKRVKTPAVA, encoded by the coding sequence ATGAAGACAAGCGTAATCGCCTACGTATATGCGATCGTGGTAGCGGCAGCTGCCTCGCTTGTTGGGCTGTATTTCTATCAGCCAGTCGTCGATTTCTCTTTGCTCGCGGGAGCTGGTTGGCTCACGCTCGTAGCATTCTTGGGCACCATCCTGAGCTATAGAGTTCAGGGCAGTACTTTCGGAGCGGTTTCATTTATCCCGTTCCTGACAGCGTTCGTTCTGTACCCGTCGTGGGCCACTATTGCGATAGTTGGGTTTTCCGCGCTTGTCGCGGAAATGCTCAAGCCTAAGCTGGCTATCAAGCGGGCGTTCAACGTAAGCCAGATTGTTTTGGCTGGGTGTGTGTCAATTGGGTGCTATCTCCTCTTCGGAGGAAAGCCTCTCGAAGTGGATCCAAGTTTCCAAAGCGTTCCTCACATCGCTGCAGTAGTCGTGTTTCTCGTCGTCAATACGCTTGCCGTGGCTGCGGTGATTGGTTTGGCGGAAGGGAAGAGCATTGTTAAGACTTGGGTTAGCGGCAACGCGGCAGGTCTTGTGTACGACATTGTTGCGGTGCCTGGGGTTTTTGCCTTTGGCCGCGCCTATGTCGATTGGGGGAATTGGGGCGTTGGGGTCTTGTGCGCGCTCATTCTTGGACTTCGTCTCACATATCAGTCCAAGCATCAGCTTGAGACGACCAATAAGGAGTTGCTCGAACTGTTCGTTCACACAGTCGAGTTTCGCGATCCTTATACGTCCGGTCATTCACAACGCGTGAGCCGATACTCTCGGATTATCGCACAGGTTGTGGGCCTGACCCCCAAAGAAATTGATCGGATATCCGTTGCGGCTTTGCTGCATGACGTAGGAAAAATCCATGAGATCTTTGCACCGATCTTGATGAAACCGGGTCGCCTAACTCCTGAAGAGCGGGCGATCATGGAGCTTCATCCCATCAAGAGCGCTGAACTTGTCGCGAAGATATCGGATCTTCAGGATATTGTGCCGGCGGTTCGCCATCATCATGAAAACTGGGATGGCACGGGGTATCCTGATCAGTTGAAAGGACGTGAGATCCCGCTCGGGTCTCGTATCATCATGTTCGCTGATACGATCGATGCAATGACCACCGATCGGCCGTATCGAAAGGCTCTTGGCGAAGTTGAAGTTCGTGATGAACTACGAAAGTTCAGAGGCATTCAATTCGATCCGGACATCTGCGATGCGCTGATAGGCTCTCCGGACTTCCGGCGGCTGTTCGACAGCGCAGATTCCGGGAAGGTGCACTCGCTAACGCAAATCCTAGAGATCGTACGGAAACGAGTGAAGACACCAGCAGTGGCCTAG
- a CDS encoding AAA family ATPase, with protein sequence MTSSPDANDLALLDRLATARRELRHQIAQRIVGQAHVVDDLVTALLAGGHAVLVGVPGLAKTLLVQTVSQALDLTFSRVQFTPDLMPSDITGTELMEEEPGTGKRAFRFAPGPVFGNMVLADEINRAPPKTQAALLQAMQERTVTVAGRTYDLPRPFFVLATQNPIEQEGTYPLPEAQLDRFMFELTVGYPTREEEEQIVLSTTGATQGEVKPVLGAEELLQMQRLVRRLPAPPSLVKYAVHLARSTRPDAAEATARVKKYVSWGAGPRASQYLVLGAKARAAMDGRAMPDLDDVRSVAKGVLRHRMVMNFQAEADGIATESLIEFPA encoded by the coding sequence GTGACTTCATCCCCGGACGCAAACGATCTCGCGTTGCTCGATCGCCTCGCGACAGCGCGGCGGGAGCTGCGGCACCAGATCGCCCAGCGCATCGTTGGTCAGGCACACGTTGTGGACGACCTCGTGACGGCCTTGCTGGCGGGCGGTCATGCGGTGCTCGTCGGTGTTCCCGGCCTGGCGAAGACGCTGCTGGTGCAGACCGTCTCGCAGGCGTTGGACCTGACGTTTTCGCGCGTGCAGTTCACGCCCGACCTGATGCCCAGCGACATCACCGGTACCGAGCTGATGGAAGAGGAGCCCGGCACCGGCAAGCGGGCCTTTCGATTTGCTCCGGGTCCGGTGTTCGGCAACATGGTCCTGGCCGACGAAATCAACCGAGCCCCACCGAAGACCCAGGCGGCACTGCTCCAGGCCATGCAGGAACGCACGGTGACGGTGGCCGGTCGGACGTACGATTTGCCACGTCCGTTCTTTGTGCTGGCCACGCAGAATCCGATCGAACAGGAAGGTACGTACCCGTTGCCGGAAGCCCAGCTCGACCGATTCATGTTCGAATTGACGGTTGGCTATCCGACGCGTGAGGAGGAGGAGCAGATCGTGCTCTCCACGACCGGTGCGACGCAGGGCGAGGTGAAGCCCGTGTTGGGTGCGGAAGAGTTGCTGCAGATGCAGCGGCTGGTACGCCGCCTGCCGGCCCCGCCGAGTCTGGTGAAGTATGCGGTGCATCTGGCGCGAAGCACGCGGCCGGATGCGGCCGAAGCGACGGCACGGGTGAAGAAGTACGTGAGCTGGGGTGCCGGTCCGCGTGCCTCGCAGTATCTCGTGTTGGGTGCGAAGGCCCGGGCGGCGATGGACGGCCGAGCGATGCCTGACCTGGATGACGTGCGCAGCGTCGCGAAGGGTGTGCTGCGGCACCGCATGGTGATGAATTTCCAGGCGGAAGCGGATGGGATTGCTACAGAGTCATTGATCGAATTTCCGGCCTAA
- a CDS encoding AtpZ/AtpI family protein, with product MAENPHRSTQESKPPGDVSPWALAGLGMQFFAAILLFVYAGNWMDRRFDTAPLFLLGGVLVGGGGAFYSGYRRLTATQRVPRASSVDHDDSTPKP from the coding sequence ATGGCAGAAAATCCGCATCGTTCCACACAGGAATCCAAGCCTCCTGGCGACGTGTCGCCATGGGCTTTGGCCGGACTCGGGATGCAGTTCTTTGCCGCGATTCTGTTGTTCGTGTATGCCGGCAACTGGATGGATCGCCGGTTCGACACGGCACCGCTGTTTCTTCTCGGCGGTGTGTTGGTGGGTGGTGGTGGTGCGTTCTATTCGGGTTACCGTCGATTGACGGCGACACAGCGCGTTCCGCGCGCTTCGTCCGTTGATCACGACGACTCGACACCGAAGCCGTGA
- a CDS encoding BsuPI-related putative proteinase inhibitor, with protein MLARITVPLLAAAGLVFACGPRTPSPVANARPKAGADMGVVSHVMVDTANGTVGFAIEVTNDSPKRVELTFPDGRTHDFVVLDTTGREVWRWSAGRLFTQAMQNRLLDAHDSAVYREKWSPDTPGQYTLVAQLRSENYPVQQRVDFSLR; from the coding sequence ATGCTCGCGCGCATCACCGTTCCACTGCTGGCAGCGGCCGGACTCGTCTTCGCGTGTGGACCGCGAACGCCGAGCCCGGTGGCGAACGCTCGCCCGAAAGCGGGGGCGGACATGGGGGTGGTGTCCCATGTGATGGTGGACACGGCCAATGGGACCGTCGGGTTCGCGATCGAGGTCACGAACGACTCCCCCAAGCGGGTCGAGTTGACGTTCCCCGATGGTCGGACGCATGACTTCGTGGTGCTGGACACCACCGGACGTGAAGTATGGCGCTGGAGTGCCGGCCGGTTGTTCACGCAGGCCATGCAGAACCGGTTGCTGGACGCCCATGATTCTGCGGTGTACCGCGAAAAGTGGTCGCCGGACACGCCGGGCCAGTACACGTTGGTGGCGCAGCTCCGGAGTGAGAACTACCCCGTGCAGCAGCGGGTCGACTTTTCGCTGCGGTAG
- the gcvT gene encoding glycine cleavage system aminomethyltransferase GcvT, producing MTANDTGAQGSALKRTPLHDVHVALGAKIVPFAGYEMPVQYPAGITVEHKAVRESCGMFDVSHMGEVIVRGPDAIRFVSSVTSNDVAALGIGQVQYSTLLRADGTIVDDLLVYRFADHLMLVINASNRDKDLAHLQAHLAGFDCTMEDISDATALLAVQGPQAPAIVAALADVPLDGVKYYWFTEGRVAGVPCIISRTGYTGELGFELYFDATHATAVWNAVMAAGAVTPCGLGARDTLRLEAGLCLYGNELDDQITPLEAGLNWLVKLGKAEPFLGKDVLVRQHQDGTDRKLVGFTFEERAIPRHGYPVVYGGVAFGEVRSGTMSPTLGIPVGTCYLPSAAAVEGTRFDVDIRGKRVPARVVKLPFYKRPGKA from the coding sequence ATGACTGCCAACGATACCGGCGCGCAAGGCTCAGCGCTCAAGCGCACGCCGCTGCACGATGTCCACGTCGCGCTTGGCGCGAAGATTGTCCCCTTTGCGGGCTATGAGATGCCGGTGCAGTACCCGGCCGGCATCACCGTCGAACACAAAGCCGTACGCGAGTCGTGCGGCATGTTCGATGTGTCCCACATGGGCGAAGTCATCGTGCGTGGCCCCGACGCCATTCGGTTCGTGTCGTCCGTGACCAGCAACGATGTCGCAGCACTCGGGATCGGGCAGGTGCAGTACAGCACCCTGCTGCGGGCCGACGGCACCATCGTCGATGACCTGCTGGTGTATCGGTTTGCCGATCACCTCATGCTCGTCATCAACGCCAGCAATCGCGACAAGGACCTCGCGCATCTGCAGGCACACCTGGCCGGATTCGATTGCACGATGGAGGACATCTCCGATGCGACGGCGTTGCTCGCGGTGCAGGGCCCGCAGGCACCCGCCATTGTCGCTGCGCTCGCCGACGTGCCGCTCGATGGCGTCAAGTACTACTGGTTCACGGAAGGGCGCGTCGCTGGCGTGCCGTGTATCATCTCGCGCACCGGCTACACGGGCGAGTTGGGCTTCGAGCTGTATTTCGATGCGACACACGCGACGGCGGTGTGGAACGCCGTGATGGCGGCCGGCGCAGTGACGCCGTGTGGACTTGGGGCCCGCGACACGCTGCGGCTCGAGGCCGGTCTGTGCCTGTACGGCAATGAACTCGACGATCAGATCACGCCGCTCGAAGCAGGCCTCAACTGGCTGGTGAAGCTGGGCAAGGCCGAACCGTTCCTCGGCAAGGATGTGCTCGTGCGCCAGCATCAGGACGGCACCGATCGCAAGCTCGTAGGCTTCACCTTCGAAGAGCGCGCCATTCCGCGGCACGGGTATCCCGTGGTCTACGGGGGCGTCGCGTTTGGGGAAGTACGCAGCGGGACCATGAGTCCGACGCTCGGCATTCCCGTGGGAACGTGTTATCTGCCCAGCGCGGCCGCCGTCGAGGGCACACGCTTCGACGTGGACATTCGCGGCAAGCGGGTGCCGGCACGGGTGGTGAAGCTGCCGTTTTACAAGCGCCCGGGGAAGGCGTGA
- the bcp gene encoding thioredoxin-dependent thiol peroxidase, with the protein MPIAAGQPAPDFTLLADSGKPLTLSSLRGKWVVLYAYPKDSTATCTVQACDLRDGVPRFRRRKTVVIGISPDSVTSHQRFKAKNTLPFTLLADPEHVVLQAYDVWKEKLLYGRRYMGVVRTTFLIDPSGQIVRVFERVKARGHAEELLAAIAELA; encoded by the coding sequence GTGCCGATAGCTGCCGGTCAGCCGGCGCCCGACTTCACGCTGCTTGCTGATTCAGGCAAGCCGCTCACACTGTCGTCCCTGCGTGGCAAGTGGGTGGTGCTGTATGCGTACCCCAAGGACAGTACTGCCACCTGCACGGTGCAGGCGTGTGACCTGCGCGACGGGGTGCCCCGGTTCCGTCGTCGCAAAACGGTGGTGATCGGTATCAGCCCCGACTCGGTCACGTCGCATCAGCGGTTCAAGGCCAAAAACACCCTCCCGTTCACACTGCTGGCCGATCCTGAACACGTGGTGTTGCAAGCCTACGACGTGTGGAAGGAGAAATTGCTGTACGGCCGGCGCTACATGGGCGTGGTGCGGACGACCTTTCTGATCGATCCCTCGGGGCAGATCGTACGCGTTTTTGAGCGGGTCAAGGCGCGCGGGCACGCAGAGGAGCTTTTGGCAGCTATTGCCGAACTGGCATGA
- a CDS encoding ATP-binding protein, translating to MDNVAQSLRAEQPDLPSPRKPNHAPSAPPDGQAWLRVQTFGATRMLIGNQVISAQSEVIFAILLRLVYSPAMRVARDTLLNELWPGQPNARQRANLRQALYKLRGLQVDIALRAESVQLNRDQVLRTFSIERSIETFDRDVTRGDEPFGLFAPGLVGCSDAFDGWLERTRESVHGDVRRVLVDVLRQRRERADWGAAEILSRWLLQFDPLNEDATLTLAECTMMAGAKAEAVSMLDRYLVELGPNAGDIRLPAQLLRKRFTEPSVRRRPSLATTERHFVGRESELADLTMLMRRARWHDGSAVLLHGPSGIGKTRIVSELAKVAQIEGYREVSIECRETDLQRPLSVFLDALPELLSTPGALGCSPESMTVLKRLVGERDGSLVVDPSLSDADELSAPLLSRSATQRLEDALKNVRTQSIRHAIVDIVGAVSEERPLMIVLEDAHWMDGDSWDGVADLIQRTPSMRLFLVITSRSRSILAQRPNRIPPSLSIRNVGALTSQQSLTLARAIGEDYAATMDVNTERWIVDACEGSPLVLRALVNHWIETGDAGGIPPTLQVLLEHRIDRLHPHALRAMQAVCTLGKFASVERIGRVLQLPNHELMTALEQLEEGSCLSRADASLLVSHELVGRAAIERIPSLVRATIHLASGGVLEAEYARTPGINLLVEALYHFSKAGSAEHCARVALRYSDAILQAGRPKTALSILQDLDLGATDTETRSQVDRLCARLELEVGEYGKALLHSPGGYIVPANIHELSDGEIDELLSAIDSAHRVDILADRDELARICESVVALSDIGPIARVRAGEIGLTITANTCDSAVAANCFAAVKSDGSFTGGNDERLQRLSLLYHTIFGDLQTAERAANEMVRRLSRHEPSSIAAQDIGRAAYALKMCGRMTDAEEALRLAYTMAISVDAPKLAMYPAWQLAQMQLDGGSVSDLSHWNGVLSNLLSADDDPIASNFLVAHFCHVAIESGESERAQSLLKEVRVQLPRVPTQKASAYVIALELGVALLDNDWKPSTELIQVATEKHRRTAAFGTSDYLTAKLARAMVRVEDFQSAHALISEYLASQRRERGEPSLVLKQTLESLLSAHS from the coding sequence ATGGATAACGTCGCGCAATCGTTGCGAGCTGAACAACCAGATCTGCCCAGCCCGCGAAAGCCTAACCATGCGCCCAGCGCGCCACCGGATGGGCAAGCGTGGCTGCGCGTCCAGACATTTGGCGCGACTCGCATGTTGATCGGCAATCAGGTTATTAGCGCTCAATCTGAGGTCATTTTCGCGATCCTGTTGCGCTTGGTCTACTCCCCAGCGATGCGTGTTGCGCGAGATACACTGCTCAACGAGTTGTGGCCTGGCCAGCCCAATGCAAGACAGCGAGCCAACTTGCGCCAGGCACTGTATAAGCTGAGGGGCTTGCAAGTGGACATCGCACTGCGCGCAGAGAGTGTCCAGTTGAACCGTGATCAAGTGCTGCGAACATTCTCCATCGAGCGGAGCATCGAGACCTTTGATCGCGATGTAACGCGCGGAGACGAACCCTTCGGACTGTTTGCTCCGGGTCTGGTAGGGTGCAGTGACGCGTTCGATGGTTGGTTAGAGCGAACTCGCGAATCTGTTCACGGAGACGTCCGACGGGTATTGGTTGATGTCCTGCGGCAGCGTCGAGAACGCGCCGATTGGGGAGCTGCGGAAATCCTCTCGCGATGGCTGTTGCAGTTTGATCCGCTCAATGAAGACGCGACTCTTACTCTAGCCGAGTGCACCATGATGGCTGGGGCGAAGGCAGAGGCGGTATCCATGTTGGATCGCTATTTGGTTGAGCTTGGCCCCAATGCTGGGGACATTCGCCTCCCAGCTCAGCTACTACGGAAACGCTTTACGGAACCTTCGGTGCGTCGCCGCCCATCGCTCGCCACGACTGAGCGGCATTTCGTTGGCCGAGAGAGCGAGCTGGCGGATCTTACGATGCTTATGCGCCGTGCACGCTGGCATGACGGTAGCGCGGTATTGCTACACGGGCCTTCGGGGATTGGAAAGACGCGAATTGTCTCCGAGCTCGCAAAGGTCGCGCAGATCGAGGGCTACCGAGAGGTATCCATTGAGTGCCGGGAAACTGATCTTCAGCGCCCTTTGAGCGTCTTCCTCGATGCTTTGCCAGAACTGCTGTCCACACCGGGCGCTCTAGGTTGCTCCCCAGAAAGCATGACCGTCTTGAAGCGTCTTGTCGGAGAGCGCGACGGCTCACTCGTGGTTGATCCATCTCTTTCGGACGCGGACGAACTCTCCGCACCTCTGCTCTCCCGTTCCGCGACACAAAGGCTTGAGGACGCACTGAAGAATGTTCGTACTCAGTCTATTCGTCACGCGATTGTAGATATCGTCGGCGCTGTCTCTGAAGAACGACCGCTCATGATCGTGCTGGAAGACGCGCACTGGATGGACGGAGATTCATGGGACGGTGTAGCCGACCTTATACAGCGCACTCCCTCGATGAGACTTTTCTTAGTTATCACTTCGAGGTCACGATCGATTCTGGCACAGCGTCCTAACCGCATTCCTCCGAGCCTCTCGATTCGCAATGTTGGAGCATTGACATCTCAGCAAAGCCTGACGCTCGCAAGAGCCATCGGCGAGGACTATGCGGCGACAATGGATGTCAATACGGAGCGGTGGATCGTTGATGCGTGCGAGGGAAGCCCGCTGGTCCTGCGCGCTCTAGTCAACCACTGGATTGAGACAGGCGACGCCGGGGGCATACCTCCAACACTTCAAGTGCTCCTGGAGCACCGCATCGATCGCCTGCACCCGCATGCCCTTAGGGCAATGCAAGCAGTGTGTACTCTGGGGAAGTTCGCTTCCGTAGAGCGTATCGGACGTGTCCTGCAGCTTCCTAACCACGAGCTGATGACTGCACTTGAACAACTGGAGGAAGGCAGTTGTCTCTCACGTGCAGATGCTTCCCTTCTGGTTTCGCATGAACTAGTCGGCCGAGCTGCAATTGAGAGGATTCCGAGCCTCGTCCGAGCCACAATTCATCTCGCTTCAGGGGGTGTCCTTGAAGCAGAATACGCACGGACTCCCGGAATCAATTTGTTGGTTGAGGCACTCTATCATTTCTCGAAGGCGGGTAGCGCAGAACATTGCGCTCGAGTGGCCTTGAGATACTCTGATGCCATTCTGCAAGCGGGAAGGCCTAAGACAGCCCTCTCTATCTTGCAAGATCTGGACCTCGGAGCGACAGACACGGAGACCCGCAGTCAAGTCGACCGGCTTTGCGCGCGCCTAGAGCTTGAAGTTGGAGAATATGGGAAGGCACTCCTCCACTCGCCTGGCGGCTACATCGTACCCGCAAATATTCACGAACTATCAGACGGCGAGATAGATGAACTGCTATCTGCTATCGACTCCGCTCATCGTGTCGACATACTCGCCGATCGAGATGAGCTTGCAAGAATATGTGAATCTGTAGTCGCACTATCTGACATTGGCCCCATTGCTCGAGTCAGAGCGGGGGAAATTGGGCTTACCATCACAGCAAACACTTGTGACTCTGCAGTAGCCGCGAACTGTTTTGCAGCAGTGAAGTCGGACGGGAGCTTCACCGGCGGGAACGACGAGCGCCTTCAAAGGCTCTCATTGCTCTATCACACCATTTTCGGCGATCTTCAGACTGCGGAGAGAGCAGCAAATGAAATGGTGAGACGCCTTTCTCGCCATGAGCCTTCCAGCATTGCGGCTCAAGACATCGGTAGAGCTGCCTACGCGCTCAAAATGTGCGGAAGGATGACAGATGCTGAGGAAGCGCTCCGTCTCGCCTATACGATGGCGATATCAGTAGACGCTCCAAAGCTGGCGATGTACCCGGCTTGGCAACTCGCGCAGATGCAGTTAGATGGTGGTTCAGTATCAGATCTGAGCCATTGGAATGGAGTTCTATCCAACCTCCTGTCAGCAGATGATGATCCGATCGCTTCGAATTTCCTAGTTGCTCACTTTTGCCACGTCGCAATCGAGAGCGGGGAATCAGAGAGAGCCCAGTCGCTACTAAAGGAAGTGAGGGTTCAGCTACCGCGCGTTCCGACGCAAAAAGCTAGCGCATATGTTATTGCGCTCGAACTTGGAGTCGCGCTCCTAGACAACGACTGGAAACCAAGCACGGAGCTAATTCAGGTCGCCACGGAAAAGCATAGGCGGACCGCTGCATTTGGAACAAGCGACTATCTCACCGCGAAGCTCGCACGGGCGATGGTTCGCGTAGAAGACTTTCAATCGGCACATGCCCTGATCTCTGAATACCTAGCTTCTCAACGCAGAGAGAGAGGAGAACCATCCTTGGTACTTAAGCAGACCCTCGAATCCCTTCTCTCCGCGCATTCCTAG